The Prunus persica cultivar Lovell chromosome G8, Prunus_persica_NCBIv2, whole genome shotgun sequence genome includes a region encoding these proteins:
- the LOC18768486 gene encoding signal recognition particle 19 kDa protein gives MDKDLPNIKRWVVIYPVYINSKKTVAEGRRISVEKACESPTCAEIGDCCSHFKLPFAIEIDKAYPRDFMQIGRVRVLLKREDGTPFNPAITTRKQLMLKVAELVPRHPGRTKKQEPAASASTAGPSKSGKHGKKKR, from the exons ATGGATAAGGACCTCCCCAATATAAAGAGATGGGTTGTGATATATCCTGTTTATATTAATTCAAAGAAAACCGTAGCTGAAGGGAGACGAATAAGTGTCGAGAAAGCGTGTGAGAGTCCTACTTGTGCTGAAATCGGTGATTGCTGCAGCCATTTCAAGCTCCCATTTGCAATTGAG ATAGATAAGGCTTATCCGCGGGATTTTATGCAAATAGGGAGAGTGAGGGTCTTGCTGAAAAGGGAAGATGGAACTCCATTTAATCCAGCCATTACAACCA GGAAACAGCTGATGCTCAAAGTTGCCGAGTTGGTTCCTAGACATCCTGGCAGGACTAAGAAGCAGGAGCCTGCTGCATCCGCATCAACTGCTGGACCGTCCAAATCTGGGAAacatggaaagaaaaagagatag
- the LOC109950876 gene encoding uncharacterized protein LOC109950876 — MTLRGAAQDWFHTLPSGSINSFKELTYVFTKEYTSYRTIKKNPDHLFNLHKKPEESLRDYIKRFKAEKANIVGCDDQIASSAFKKGLPAEHDLYRELTITPSQTLAEVFAIAERYALWDDDRIAAKKSTEQEDRPAKRAKQKGDRLGSRDKDKGRSRPQREAMTKENYTKFSIPIHQILAQVKNKPWIKRPPPLKGDPDKRDTRKYCAFHATYGHNTNNCFAWKAHLEELVREAHCTEFIAKQAIQQIEDRDTAKEPPQKVIRINTILADSEESGLTNKEKKRKIKQATMISQVSTSFSLAEHDPVIGFQKKDLIGLDLPHNDALVINIQIAQAMVDRVHADEGSAANILQLAVVQQMGLEAKINKSAKSLTGFNGATTITMGTIDLDVYSPPVISSQTFMVIDEISPYNGILGRPWIDQIKLHHLCHTSEDSLPNPWGRYRPDQQRSSNGKKMLSSRAKERQANTVPPCESGRSKGSRTSREESRSRS; from the coding sequence ATGACTTTGCGAGGAGCAGCTCAAGATTGGTTTCATACCCTGCCATCTGGGTCGATCaacagcttcaaggagcttaCTTACGTCTTCACTAAAGAATACACTTCTTATCGGacgatcaagaagaaccctgaccaTCTGTTCAACCTGCACAAGAAGCCCGAGGAATCccttcgagattacatcaagaggttCAAAGCAGAAAAGGCCAACATCGTAGGATGTGATGACCAAATCGCATCCTCTGCATTCAAGAAAGGTCTTCCAGCAGAACATGACTTATACCGCGAGCTGACTATCACTCCCAGCCAGACTCTGGCAGAGGTCTTCGCGATCGCAGAACGCTACGCACTCTGGGATGACGATCGAATCGCCGCGAAGAAGTCCACTGAGCAGGAAGATCGACCGGCTAAAAGGGCAAAACAAAAAGGCGACAGGCTTGGCAGCAGGGACAAAGACAAAGGCAGGTCACGCCCACAAAGAGAGGCTATGACGAAAgagaactacaccaagttctctatccccatacatcaaattttgGCCCAAGTGAAGAACAAACCTTGGATAAAAAGACCGCCACCCTTGAAAGGAGATCCAGACAAGAGggataccagaaaatattgtGCCTTCCATGCGACATATGGGCACAATACGAATAATTGCTTTGCTTGGAAAGCGCATCTCGAAGAACTCGTGAGAGAAGCTCATTGCACGGAGTTCATCGCGAAGCAGGCCATTCAGCAGATAGAAGACCGCGATACCGCCAAGGAGCCACCccagaaggtcataaggattaacacaatcctagccgaCTCCGAGGAGTCTGGActgaccaacaaagaaaagaaaaggaagatcaaacaggcTACTATGATCTCCCAAGTCTCAACTAGCTTCTCACTGGCAGAACACGATCCCGTGATCggctttcaaaagaaagacttAATCGGCCTTGATCTACCGCACAACGACGCCCTTGTCATCAACATTCAAATCGCTCAGGCCATGGTCGACCGAGTCCATGCAGATGAGGGCAGTGCAGCCAATATCCTACAATTGGCAGTCGTCCAACAGATGGGCTTAGAGGCAAAGATCAATAAATCAGCCAAGTCGCTGACTGGTTTCAATGGCGCAACGACGATTACCATGGGCACGATAGATCTCGACGTCTACTCTCCACCTGTAATCAGCTCGCAAACGTTCATGGTCATTGATGAAATCTCACCCTACAATGGCATTCTAGGCAGACCATGGATCGACCAAATCAAACTCCATCACCTCTGCCACACATCAGAAGATTCACTACCCAATCCCTGGGGGCGGTATCGGCCAGATCAACAGCGATCAAGCAATGGCAAGAAAATGCTCAGCTCAAGGGCTAAAGAAAGGCAAGCAAACACAGTTCCTCCCTGTGAATCAGGCAGATCTAAAGGGAGTAGAACAAGCAGAGAAGAAAGCAGATCCCGTTCCTGA